GAGTAGGGGAAGTGGTTTTATTATAAGTAGTGTTTATATCAAGCAATTTATAAAAAAGAGAAACCACATCATAATACCCTATCGGAATATTGTTATCTTTTGCATCAAAAATTCTTTTAAACATATGATATACATTTATAAAATCTTTGCAAGGTTTTAAATTAGTGTTTTTAAAGCCGAATTTTTCTCCGTAAGAGTGTGCCATTTCTCCCTCAAATTTTATCCAGACATACTTCCATAAGAACTTATCGTCAGGATAATAACATAAATTAGTATCAGGAGGAATGTAGAACATATCTCCTTTTTTTACGCTGTATACTTTGTCTTCCACTTTGAGAGTGCCGCTTCCCTCAAGCACAATGTGAAGAGTATGGAAACTCTGGACTCTGAAAGTGTAAATGGGCCTTATATAATTAAAATTATGAAAACCTATCCCTTTTATAAACAATTCTTCCCCGTCTTTTTCGTGGAAAAGAATATCCTCCATCTTTCTTTGAGTAAATTCCATAATACCGCCTCCTTTTATAATTGTATTAAAAAAATACTGCCAAGTCAATCGAAAGTGTAAAAAAACACAGTAAAATGTTAAGAAATAACATTTTAAAAATGGGAAACGTGTGATATTTTATAGGAAAAAACACAATGGAGGTTTTAAATATGAAAGACATAAATATTGCGTACATAGGTGTTGGTAAAAGGGGAACATTTAACCTTAAACTTATTTTAAACAGAGAATATAAGGCTAATATTGTAGCAGTGTGTGATGCATATGAAGACAGAGCGATAGACGCTGCCAATTTAGTAGAAGAAAAGGGAAGAAAAAGACCTGACTGTTACACAGATTATAAAGAGGCAATAACAAGAGATGATGTTAATACTGTTATAATATGCAGTGCATGGGAAAATCATATAGAAGCAGCAATATATGCAATGAATCAGAATAAAGCAGTTGCAATAGAAGTAGGCGGAGCATATAATTTAAAAGAATGTTTTGACCTTGTTGAAGCATGGGAAAACACGAAAGTTCCTTTTATGATGCTTGAAAACTGCTGTTTCGGTAAAAAAGAATTACTTGCATATAATATGGCAAAAGCAGGAATATTCGGAGAAGTTGTTCACTGCCACGGAGCATACGGACACGATTTAAGAGAAGAAGTAGTTAAAGGAAAAGAAAGAAGACACTACCGTCTTAAAAACTATATAGAAAGAAACTGTGAAAACTATCCTACACACGAGTTAGGCCCTATTGCTAAAATTCTTAATATCAATGCGGGTAATAAGATGAATAAATTAATATCCGTTTCTTCAAAAAGCGTAGGTATTAAACACTATATAAATGAAAGACTTGAAGAAATAGAAAACAAAGATTTAATCGGTGTAGAATTTAAACAGGGGGATATTGTTAATACAATTATCACTTGTGAA
This genomic window from Clostridia bacterium contains:
- a CDS encoding AraC family transcriptional regulator, with amino-acid sequence MEFTQRKMEDILFHEKDGEELFIKGIGFHNFNYIRPIYTFRVQSFHTLHIVLEGSGTLKVEDKVYSVKKGDMFYIPPDTNLCYYPDDKFLWKYVWIKFEGEMAHSYGEKFGFKNTNLKPCKDFINVYHMFKRIFDAKDNNIPIGYYDVVSLFYKLLDINTTYNKTTSPTLCESVMTYIDCHLTDSYLSLEKICEYFNISHSYLCKIFKNEKNITAKNYIVTSRINLATKLLISSDLRINEIAYSVGFSDEIHFMKTFKKIMGVTPSEYKKGNIG
- a CDS encoding Gfo/Idh/MocA family oxidoreductase, with protein sequence MKDINIAYIGVGKRGTFNLKLILNREYKANIVAVCDAYEDRAIDAANLVEEKGRKRPDCYTDYKEAITRDDVNTVIICSAWENHIEAAIYAMNQNKAVAIEVGGAYNLKECFDLVEAWENTKVPFMMLENCCFGKKELLAYNMAKAGIFGEVVHCHGAYGHDLREEVVKGKERRHYRLKNYIERNCENYPTHELGPIAKILNINAGNKMNKLISVSSKSVGIKHYINERLEEIENKDLIGVEFKQGDIVNTIITCENGETISLKLDTTLPRYYSREFTVRGTKAMYEEVLNSIYTDGEQEFWETDEFVKNYTNNVEKYYDEHLPPFWKNITEEETKNGHGGMDAYEFDVFFHCLENDIPSPIDVYDAASWMAITPLSEESIKTGKAVEVPDFTKGKWKERKVTPINIL